The window TGGACGGCGCACGCATCGGCATCTTCGGCTGGAGTTACGGCGGCTACATGACGCTCATGTGCCTGATGCAGGCGCCGGATGCCTTCGCGGCGGGCGTGGCGGGCGCGCCCGTCACCGACTGGTCGCTGTACGACACGCACTATACCGAGCGCTATCTATCTACCCCGCAGGCGAATGCCGCAGGTTACGCCGCGAGCAACGTGCTGACGTACGCGGACCGGCTGCGCCGCCCGCTGCTGCTGGTGCACGGCATGGCCGACGACAACGTGCTGTTCGCGCACAGCACCGCGCTCATGAAGAAATTGCAGGACCTGCAGAAACCGTTCGATCTCATGACGTACCCGGGCGGCAAGCACGGCCTCATCCGCCAGAGCTCGACCGGGCTGCACGCGGAATCGAACCTGGTGCGGTTCTTCGACGAGAAGCTCGGCGCGGGTCCGCGCTAGTCGTCATCCTTGCGGCGCAGGTAGCGGAGGTACGCGGCGCGCGCGTCCGCGACGTCGAACAGGTCCTCGAGGCGGCGCGGCCGCGCATGCATCAGCCCGAGCCAGGCCGCGGATCCCTTCATGTGCAGATCCATCCCGAGCTCGGATGCGGCGGCGACGATCTCGTCGTCGGTTGCCATCACGAGCTCGCGTTCGAGGCCGATGAGCACGCGGTCGAGCGCGAGCTCGGATCGCGGCGACTTCAGTTCTTTCCGCATGTGAGTCCTTCGCGCAGCAAGCAGCGGCGAATCCGTTTGCGTGCCGAGTCGTAGCCAGTCCGGCTGATCGCGAGTCTTGCGCGGATCTGTTCGGGCTCGAGCCCTTCCGCGATCGCACCGATGATCGACAGCGCGACTGCATCCGCCGCGAACAGCGCGCGCAGGTTATCCAGTTCCTCGGCCGCGATGAGCGAGCGCTCGAGGTCCACCGACGGATCCTTGATCTCGACGCGCGACCCTTCGTCATCGCCGCTGCGCTGACGACGGCCCCGACGCAGATGGTCGGTGCGCAGACTACGCATGATGCCGGCGAGGAACGGGACCACTGGAACATCGGGCGGCCTGACGCGCTTGCCGGTCAGCAGGCGCGTGATCGCCTCCTGCAGCAGGTCGTCCCAGGTCACGTCTGCCGGCAGCCCGCGCGCGTGGAGTCGCGCGATGGCCTTCAGCCGCAAGAGGTCCATCGGCGTGAGGAGCTCGAGCGCGAGCGCCGATTGCGTCGGCAGGACCGTGTGGTCATCGGCGAGTCGCGGAATGCGCCTGGGGTCTGCCACGCTTCATCACCTCTGGTGATGTATGCG is drawn from Fibrobacterota bacterium and contains these coding sequences:
- a CDS encoding S9 family peptidase — encoded protein: LLANPLDASHPYAPYLGEHAVPEFGTLSAADGQELEYMLLRPRELEPGKRYPVLVDVYGGPGVQRVMNAWGNLFHQYLAQHGYVVFMLDNRGSGLCGTKFETTLVENGAGRMAGVEVQDQLRGVEFLRRLPYVDGARIGIFGWSYGGYMTLMCLMQAPDAFAAGVAGAPVTDWSLYDTHYTERYLSTPQANAAGYAASNVLTYADRLRRPLLLVHGMADDNVLFAHSTALMKKLQDLQKPFDLMTYPGGKHGLIRQSSTGLHAESNLVRFFDEKLGAGPR
- a CDS encoding sigma-70 family RNA polymerase sigma factor gives rise to the protein MADPRRIPRLADDHTVLPTQSALALELLTPMDLLRLKAIARLHARGLPADVTWDDLLQEAITRLLTGKRVRPPDVPVVPFLAGIMRSLRTDHLRRGRRQRSGDDEGSRVEIKDPSVDLERSLIAAEELDNLRALFAADAVALSIIGAIAEGLEPEQIRARLAISRTGYDSARKRIRRCLLREGLTCGKN